A single Lactuca sativa cultivar Salinas chromosome 8, Lsat_Salinas_v11, whole genome shotgun sequence DNA region contains:
- the LOC128127824 gene encoding protein FAR1-RELATED SEQUENCE 5-like — MSEAEATNQAIEPYITEDSDTNDYLEATYECEKTNSIGENIEFDEDEVNKESILGKVFDTPDDAYTFYNDYSFLHGFGIRRDDTIKNPKTNEPFRKIYVCNKEGFKRMDKNASSENEKKRRRDVRTGCQAKLRITRQEDGKWLVDSFNDTHNHDLTMTPTKVMKHRSHSSFHRSIEGKSLMVQFGQAGLKPSQIKKAVNTMKTSNIADVTSKQCADVLSEQRKQHKGKEFYGLIKHFQDKTLVDSDQYFVVDLSDDGYPRNIFWADGRSRDAYTKFRDVVVFDVTYMTNKFKMPFAPFTGVNHHGQSILFGGALLENEKEETFEWLFKHFLKCMFNKYPKAIITDQDKAMGNAIKKVFPKTRHRFCSWHIMKHETEHLRSYVSRYSDFQETHKQWINSDTIEQFEATWEVMRSKYELESNCWISDMYNQRIHWAKPFLKDTFFAGMTTTGRSESINSFFDGFVNSRTMLNEFVVQYDKAIESRRAAEEDEDFKTMNSRPVLSSVHPIEAKAGQYYTRKMFDTFKKEWTEAITNLTHETIGKTTEESTYRVGQLDVDKKYWRIVTFRSLDQVSVTCSCAKYETNGILCKHSLYVMKKKHVKELPSHYILPRWTLNARYKLGSDSIRIGEMNNENGVSAYTLWCVRSNFTKLIEQARDSPSEIQKVNTLLISLLDDQTNRKKSMSLENASQGSCMGASQIDMMPQLSVRDPLGPTTTKGRPKIASRIKSSLEAPKKRTCSYCQRLGHYATSCLKRKADESLQDT, encoded by the exons ATGAGTGAAGCCGAAGCAACTAATCAAGCTATAGAGCCATATATAACCGAAGATAGTGACACAAATGATTACTtggaagcaacatatgaatgTGAAAAAACAAATAGTATCGGTGAGAACATTGAATTTGACGAAGATGAAGTTAACAAAGAAAGTATACTTGGAAAGGTTTTTGATACACCCGATGATGCCTATACATTTTATAATGATTATTCATTTTTACATGGCTTTGGTATACGTAGAGATGACACAATTAAAAATCCTAAAACAAATGAGCCTTTTCGGAAGATATATGTATGCAACAAAGAAGGTTTCAAAAGGATGGACAAAAATGCTTCAAGTGAAAATGAGAAAAAACGTCGTAGAGATGTTAGAACCGGATGTCAAGCAAAGCTTCGAATAACAAGACAGGAGGATGGAAAATGGTTGGTGGACTCGTTTAATGACACACACAATCACGACTTGACCATGACACCTACAAAGGTGATGAAGCATCGATCTCATAGCAGTTTCCACCGTTCAATAGAAGGTAAATCTCTTATGGTGCAATTTGGTCAAGCAGGGTTGAAACCTTCTCAAATTAAAAAGGCTGTTAATACAATGAAAACCTCAAATATAGCTGATGTTACTTCAAAGCAATGTGCTGATGTCTTATCTGAGCAACGAAAACAACATAAAGGAAAGGAGTTTTATGGACTTATAAAACATTTTCAAGATAAAACATTAGTTGATAGTGACCAGTATTTTGTCGTGGATTTGTCTGATGATGGGTATCCTAGAAATATCTTTTGGGCTGATGGTAGATCAAGAGATGCTTATACAAAATTCAGAgatgttgttgtgtttgatgtcactTATATGACTAACAAGTTCAAGATGCCTTTTGCTCCCTTTACTGGGGTCAATCATCATGGGCAGTCTATACTTTTTGGTGGAGCATTGCTTGAAAATGAAAAGGAAGAGACATTTGAATGGTTATTTAAACATTTCCTCAAATGTATGTTTAACAAGTATCCGAAGGCAATTATAACAGATCAAGACAAAGCAATGGGAAATGCAATAAAAAAAGTGTTTCCGAAGACTCGGCATCGTTTCTGTTCATGGCATATCATGAAGCATGAAACCGAGCACCTTCGATCGTATGTTTCCCGTTACAGTGATTTTCAAGAAACGCACAAACAATGGATAAATAGCGACACCATTGAACAATTTGAAGCAACATGGGAGGTTATGCGTAGTAAGTATGAACTGGAAagcaattgttggattagtgacaTGTATAACCAACGTATACATTGGGCTAAACCCTTCTTGAAAGATACTTTCTTTGCTGGTATGACAACAACCGGACGAAGTGAGAGCATCAATTCATTTTTTGATGGATTTGTTAATTCGAGGACCATGTTGAATGAATTTGTTGTACAATACGACAAAGCAATTGAGTCTCGAAGGGCCGctgaagaagatgaagacttcAAGACTATGAACTCGAGGCCGGTTCTTTCTTCAGTGCATCCAATCGAAGCAAAAGCAGGTCAATATTATACTAGAAAGATGTTTGATACTTTCAAAAAAGAATGGACCGAAGCTATTACCAATTTGACTCATGAGACTATAGGAAAAACTACAGAAGAAAGCACATATCGAGTTGGGCAATTGGATGTTGATAAAAAATATTGGCGCATTGTTACCTTTCGTTCTTTGGATCAAGTTAGCGTCACATGTTCCTGTGCTAAGTATGAGACAAATGGGATTTTATGTAAACATAGCCTATATGTGATGAAGAAGAAGCATGTTAAAGAACTCCCGAGTCACTATATTTTACCACGATGGACCCTTAATGCTAGGTACAAACTAGGTAGTGATAGTATCAGAATCGGAGAAATGAATAATGAAAATGGAGTTAGTGCGTACACACTATGGTGTGTCCGttcaaattttacaaaactaATTGAACAAGCTAGAGACTCCCCTTCAGAGATACAAAAAGTCAATACGCTATTGATAAGTCTTTTAGatgatcaaacaaatcgaaagAAATCTATGTCTTTGGAGAATGCATCTCAAGGTTCTTGTATGGGAGCTTCGCAAATAGATATGATGCCACAGTTATCTGTCCGTGATCCTCTTGGTCCAACTACTACAAAAGGGCGTCCTAAAATTGCTAGTAGAATCAAGTCTTCTTTAGAAGCCCCCAAAAAACGAACATGCTCTTACTGTCAAAGATTGGGCCATTACGCTACTAGTTGTTTAAAAAGAAAG GCGGATGAATCCTTGCAAGATACATAA
- the LOC111897083 gene encoding F-box/kelch-repeat protein At1g57790 isoform X1, translated as MAGRKRRKHRLLSETFKDDKRVSTKENDEQDHHESWSILPSELLELIISRLTLKDNIRTSSVCKKWLSVALSVRKVNKPPWLMYFPKLGHLFEFYDPSKRKTYSLELPQLHGCRICYNKDGWLLLYKPRTQRVLFFNPFTREMIKLPRFEMTYQIVAFSNSPKSQNCILFTVKHVSPTVVAISTCSPNATEWTTVNYHNRLPFVSSIWNKLVFCNGLFYCLSLTGWLGVYDPIEHTWSIRIVPPPRCPDNFFVKNWWKGKFMAENKGDIFVIYTCYSENPIIYKLDQENKEWVEMKTLEGVTLFASFLSSHARTDLLGMMRNCVYFSKVRFYGKRCISYSLDHKRYYPRKQCHDWGEQDPFESIWVDPPDDVSALES; from the exons ATGGCAGGAAGGAAGAGAAGGAAACACCGATT GTTGTCTGAAACATTCAAGGATGATAAAAGAGTATCAACGAAAGAAAACGACGAGCAAGATCATCACGAATCATGGTCGATCCTTCCGTCTGAACTTCTCGAACTCATAATCTCCCGATTAACTCTAAAAGACAACATCCGCACATCTTCCGTCTGCAAAAAATGGCTTTCAGTCGCTTTATCAGTCAGAAAAGTCAACAAACCGCCATGGCTAATGTACTTCCCAAAACTCGGCCACCTCTTCGAGTTCTACGACCCATCAAAACGCAAAACATACTCTCTCGAATTACCACAACTCCATGGATGCAGAATCTGTTACAACAAAGACGGGTGGTTATTACTCTACAAACCAAGAACACAACGCGTCCTATTCTTTAATCCCTTCACAAGGGAAATGATTAAACTACCCAGATTCGAAATGACATACCAAATCGTCGCCTTTTCGAACTCCCCCAAATCGCAAAACTGTATTCTTTTCACAGTCAAACACGTCAGCCCTACAGTCGTCGCCATTAGCACCTGTTCACCAAATGCAACCGAATGGACTACTGTAAACTACCATAATCGGTTGCCATTCGTTAGCAGTATTTGGAACAAACTTGTTTTCTGTAACGGGTTGTTTTACTGTTTGAGTTTAACCGGATGGCTTGGAGTTTATGACCCGATAGAGCACACATGGAGCATCCGGATTGTCCCCCCACCTCGTTGCCCTGATAATTTCTTTGTGAAAAATTGGTGGAAAGGGAAGTTTATGGCGGAAAATAAAGGTGACATTTTTGTTATTTACACATGTTATAGTGAAAACCCGATTATTTATAAGTTAGATCAAGAAAATAAAGAGTGGGTAGAAATGAAAACGCTTGAAGGTGTGACATTGTTCGCTAGTTTTTTGTCGTCACATGCAAGAACGGATCTTTTGGGTATGATGAGGAATTGTGTTTATTTCTCTAAAGTTCGGTTTTATGGGAAACGGTGTATTTCTTATTCTCTTGATCATAAACGATATTACCCTCGGAAACAGTGTCATGATTGGGGCGAACAAGATCCATTTGAAAGTATTTGGGTCGACCCGCCTGATGACGTATCAGCATTGGAAAGCTAG
- the LOC111897083 gene encoding F-box/kelch-repeat protein At1g57790 isoform X2, which produces MLSETFKDDKRVSTKENDEQDHHESWSILPSELLELIISRLTLKDNIRTSSVCKKWLSVALSVRKVNKPPWLMYFPKLGHLFEFYDPSKRKTYSLELPQLHGCRICYNKDGWLLLYKPRTQRVLFFNPFTREMIKLPRFEMTYQIVAFSNSPKSQNCILFTVKHVSPTVVAISTCSPNATEWTTVNYHNRLPFVSSIWNKLVFCNGLFYCLSLTGWLGVYDPIEHTWSIRIVPPPRCPDNFFVKNWWKGKFMAENKGDIFVIYTCYSENPIIYKLDQENKEWVEMKTLEGVTLFASFLSSHARTDLLGMMRNCVYFSKVRFYGKRCISYSLDHKRYYPRKQCHDWGEQDPFESIWVDPPDDVSALES; this is translated from the exons AT GTTGTCTGAAACATTCAAGGATGATAAAAGAGTATCAACGAAAGAAAACGACGAGCAAGATCATCACGAATCATGGTCGATCCTTCCGTCTGAACTTCTCGAACTCATAATCTCCCGATTAACTCTAAAAGACAACATCCGCACATCTTCCGTCTGCAAAAAATGGCTTTCAGTCGCTTTATCAGTCAGAAAAGTCAACAAACCGCCATGGCTAATGTACTTCCCAAAACTCGGCCACCTCTTCGAGTTCTACGACCCATCAAAACGCAAAACATACTCTCTCGAATTACCACAACTCCATGGATGCAGAATCTGTTACAACAAAGACGGGTGGTTATTACTCTACAAACCAAGAACACAACGCGTCCTATTCTTTAATCCCTTCACAAGGGAAATGATTAAACTACCCAGATTCGAAATGACATACCAAATCGTCGCCTTTTCGAACTCCCCCAAATCGCAAAACTGTATTCTTTTCACAGTCAAACACGTCAGCCCTACAGTCGTCGCCATTAGCACCTGTTCACCAAATGCAACCGAATGGACTACTGTAAACTACCATAATCGGTTGCCATTCGTTAGCAGTATTTGGAACAAACTTGTTTTCTGTAACGGGTTGTTTTACTGTTTGAGTTTAACCGGATGGCTTGGAGTTTATGACCCGATAGAGCACACATGGAGCATCCGGATTGTCCCCCCACCTCGTTGCCCTGATAATTTCTTTGTGAAAAATTGGTGGAAAGGGAAGTTTATGGCGGAAAATAAAGGTGACATTTTTGTTATTTACACATGTTATAGTGAAAACCCGATTATTTATAAGTTAGATCAAGAAAATAAAGAGTGGGTAGAAATGAAAACGCTTGAAGGTGTGACATTGTTCGCTAGTTTTTTGTCGTCACATGCAAGAACGGATCTTTTGGGTATGATGAGGAATTGTGTTTATTTCTCTAAAGTTCGGTTTTATGGGAAACGGTGTATTTCTTATTCTCTTGATCATAAACGATATTACCCTCGGAAACAGTGTCATGATTGGGGCGAACAAGATCCATTTGAAAGTATTTGGGTCGACCCGCCTGATGACGTATCAGCATTGGAAAGCTAG
- the LOC111897084 gene encoding replication protein A 14 kDa subunit B, producing MDTSNPAVLVNGDLLRNYVGRRVRTVIQVVRPDGGGLIGRSTDEKQISVKGHPPSDLSTFVEVIGVADSAQSIRAEIVTNFGDTFDTNNFNQLCQLANGEFRHLFI from the exons ATGGATACATCGAACCCAGCTGTCCTTGTCAATGGTGATCTGCTTCGTAACTATGTGGGCCGAAGAGTACGGACAGTGATTCAGGTAGTAAGACCTGATGGTGGTGGCCTTATTGGGAGATCGACAGATGAAAAGCAAATTTCTGTAAAGGGCCACCCTCCATCTGATCTTAGTACTTTTGTTGAAGTAATTGGTGTTGCTGATAGTGCACAATCTATTCGTGCAGAGATAGTGACCAACTTTGGTGATACTTTTG ATACAAATAACTTCAACCAACTTTGCCAACTTGCTAATGGAGAGTTTAGGCACTTGTTTATCTGA